Below is a window of Macadamia integrifolia cultivar HAES 741 chromosome 8, SCU_Mint_v3, whole genome shotgun sequence DNA.
TCAGTTGGATAATTTAACGAGCAGAGGAGGAAGTCAACAAAATGATCATCACCATTCACcattgaagaataaaaaatagagcaTAAGAGAGAACACACAGGCACTCACTGCGTCCAATCAATCTCAGATTTCAGAATGATAAATCGCCATAGCTCTAAGTCTTCAACGCCTCTTCTGAAAAAACCAACCGAGAGCTTTAATCTCTCCCAAATACTTAACTCTCTCAAAGCCCTAAGACTTCGATCATAAACGATTTAATCTCCCAAAGCCCTAACTCTCCCAAATCTACGATTTATTCTAACCTTAGACTTCAATCTTCATCGATGAACAAATTCAATCTTCAACGAGATGTAATATCTTTGATCGCCAACGAGATCAACCACCTTCGATCGCCAAAATCTTCAATTTTAGAGTTCAGAACCATCTTGGAATGAAGAGTAGAGGTTTAGAGTATAAACCCTCCATCGccttctcaaggaagaagatgataataAGTTGAGAGCAAATTCGTCATCTCCTATAgactaagggtattttagggtttatgaaaAATTTGTAATACATTTAACGGTTCCTCACTCACGATCAGGGTACAGTTTATAGAATCtagaacttaaaagggaaagaagtgtaatttcaaacttcttAAGGGAATGTTAtataatacttgaaacatactGGGAAAGGAGTATAATttcctcttattattattttattttttttctcttcgaGGGTGACTCCTCTCTAGAAAGTATGACTGTGACCCCACGCGGCCGAACCATGCATATCTGATCCCATGCAAGCGGAGAAACCTATTTAATGTGATCGAAATCTACGAAGCAAGCTCAACACGAGTTGATAGATTCTTGGTGGTCCCCCATAACACTAAATGCCAGTAAGCCCGAAGAGTACACAAAACTGTCACAGTTCAGACCATCAGTAAATACAAACACCGAGCCATCTGTGGTCAAGCAGTTATCGCCGTTACATTCTCTGATCAAATCGCTAATATCCCTCCATTTACTTATGATTCTTTGACTTTtcaactatcaaaatatataaaaaataatcaataaTACCAGATCTTGGCCATTAAATGACACACACAGGTGTTCCGTGTTCACTTTGATGCTATCGCCTCGCctcatctcttctcttcactTGGAGTTCCACTGGTTTTTGTTGAATCATCACAAAATTCTATCTTCCATTATTCCCTCTCAAAATTTAGCCGGAAAACAGTACGCCGGCGATGTTTCAGTGATGccgaaaccctaatttctctgGCTTTCGTGTTTGTTTCTTCCTTATCTCCACTGGTATGGCTGCTGTTTCTTGTTTTTCATTCGTGAAGCCAATCACCCGAAGCAATTGCTTGCGTGAAGAGACCCAGTTTTGTTCATTGAAGCTGCTGAATTCGAGTTTGAATTCTTCTTTGCGTTCTGTTCGGAGAAATTCTGGTTGTTGCTCTTTGGGTTTGAAGCATCGAAAGAGGTTCAATGGTGGGTCGTCGTCTGCATTTGCTTGCTCCACTTCGCCTTTAATAGGCAGAGTGGGAGCGCAGAGACGAGATGGAAATGTTTCTTTGTTGTCGTTTGGTATAAACCCTGTGAGTATTTCGAAGCAGGTTAAGAGCGATCCTTCTCAGTTGTTGTCGGCAATGCTTCCCTTTGTTGTCGCTGTGACTGCAGTTGCTGCTCTCAGTCAACCTGCAACCTTTTCTTGGTGAGAATTGAGGATTGGGTTCTTACTTCTCTTTTGAAATCTTAATTACTATTCAGAATTTTTCAGTTCGgactttgtttattttgttgttctttctgatttttctaataagatatttcttcttcatttctgttATTGTGGGTAACTTAATTACGGTTCTAAggccaaattaaaaaaaaataaaaattgtgggAATTATGCTTGAATTTCAGTTTTGTTCCTTAGGAATTCTGGTATTCCCCAATCcccaaatttcttttttttttctttgaacgtgggggtggggtgggagggCGGGTGGTCCTCCTTTCTACTAGTTAATAGTGGTTATTAAATTTGTTGATTACTTGAAACTGCAGATGGAAATTGATGAATTTTTATTTAACTAGCAAGATGGCCCAAGGGATATGAATATTCTTTTTGGTATATGATTTATTTTATCTGCATGTGAAAATGGATTTCTTTTCTGTATTCTGTTTATTTTCTGCCGACTCGAGATGCCAAAATAGAGTTTGAATTAAACCAGGGTATCAAAAGATTTATATGCTCCTGCTCTCGGTGGAATCATGTTATCAATTGGAATTCGACTGTCAATTGATGACTTTGCTCTTGCGTTCCAAAGGTAATTTTATCTCACTCTAGTCGTTAGCTTCTTTTAATTCAGTTTCTTTAACCTTGTCTACTATGGATATGCTTCCAAGTTTCCCTGTGACAAATCTGTTGCAGACCTTTACCACTGTCTGTCGGGTTTATCGCACAGTACGTGCTGAAACCAGCTCTGGGGGTGTTGATTGCAAAGGCATTTGGTGCACCCCCAATGTTCTACGCAGGTTTTATCCTCACGGCTTGTGTTGCGGGTGCCCAGCTATCAAGCTATGCCAGCTTCTTGAGCAAAGGGGATGTGGCCTTAAGCATCCTCCTGACCAGCTCGACCACAATATCATCTGTGGTTTTTACTCCTCTTTTGACAGGCCTGCTTGTTGGGTCTGTTGTCCCAGTTGATGCAGTTGCCATGTCAAAGTCAATATTTCAGGTAAATGAAGTCCTTCTTGGAAAATTTTGCATTAAATTTGAAGTATCTGTTTCGTTCTCCTTGGATAGGTTCATGAATGGTTTTATTGGGTTTTGCAGGTTGTGCTTTTTCCTATCTCTCTTGGCCTTGTGCTCAATACCTATGCAAAATCAGTTGTCAATCTTCTCCGGCCTGTGTTGCCATTTGTTGCCATGATTTGTACTTCGCTGTGTATTGGAAGCCCTCTAGCAATTAATCGTAGCCAGATTTTGTCTTCTGAGGGTCTCCAATTGGTTTTGCCAGTATTGACATTCCATACTCTGGCATTCACTGTGGGGTATTGGGTATCCAAAATCCCAATTTTGAGGTAATTCTATACTAGTTTGACTCGTTCTAGTTTTTATGCAGAATATTTTTGGAAGTAACAGTTGGTAGCAAGCCCCTCACCCCTCCCTATTCTATGAATACCATGATATTTGGACCTATATGATTTAAGATACAAATAGAATGGGTGTATCCAAAATACTGAACCCAAAGCATATCCACGTAGCTTACTTGATGGTTGGACCAAAATACAAACTTTTCATGGTTGATGTAAGCTTCTCATCCATTAGGCATATGATGCAGGAATGTTATTTCAATCTTCTACTCCATCTAGGTCCATTTATATTATAAAGAGAATGGTTTTATAAATGATGAGCATAAAATTGTTGAAAGAGTACCCATAGATGATGTGCATATATACATTGTAGAGGTCTTGACTGAACTCCTGTGTCCACTCCTAATGCATCCTCTTAAAGAAATAGTGAgatgatgaaaattttgatcAGTAGTGCATGATAGCTGAACATGTGAAGATGAAAATGCACAATAATGTGGGATAAGGATGGGTTTTGTTTGTAGGACATGATAGCTAAACATGCACAATAAATTATCATCTGTCCGGATAAAAGTTCTTGTCCATATCTGTCACGTGAAGATGAAATCATGTCCCGCATGATTGAGCTTTCTGAAAATGGCAATCTCTATTATTGCTTGGAAACTACTGAAGAGATCGTCTATT
It encodes the following:
- the LOC122087387 gene encoding probable sodium/metabolite cotransporter BASS3, chloroplastic, which encodes MAAVSCFSFVKPITRSNCLREETQFCSLKLLNSSLNSSLRSVRRNSGCCSLGLKHRKRFNGGSSSAFACSTSPLIGRVGAQRRDGNVSLLSFGINPVSISKQVKSDPSQLLSAMLPFVVAVTAVAALSQPATFSWVSKDLYAPALGGIMLSIGIRLSIDDFALAFQRPLPLSVGFIAQYVLKPALGVLIAKAFGAPPMFYAGFILTACVAGAQLSSYASFLSKGDVALSILLTSSTTISSVVFTPLLTGLLVGSVVPVDAVAMSKSIFQVVLFPISLGLVLNTYAKSVVNLLRPVLPFVAMICTSLCIGSPLAINRSQILSSEGLQLVLPVLTFHTLAFTVGYWVSKIPILRLEESVCRTISLCTGMQSSTLAGLLATQFLGSSQAVPPACSVVAMAIMGLCLASFWGSGGRIRDLPFFVLSKTGSVVKA